A single window of Sphingobium sp. SCG-1 DNA harbors:
- a CDS encoding glycoside hydrolase family 44 protein, whose translation MRIGGLLPMALLLCAATPPAKPIHIRIDTAAKGHPINPLIYGASFASTEVLRDLNLTVNRTGGNSASLYNWRSDARNAGADYFFESLPITHQLHDQFGRGFMALSRAGGASALLTVPLTGWVARLGPNRTPLASFSVQKYGAQAATDRWMPDAGSGIGKDGWIIAGNDPLDAAEPTSVAEQQAWIRALVAEWGTAAQSGPAFYLMDNEPSLWHRTHRDVRPVGLHAQEYADKVIEAAAMIKAVDPTAKIVAPEEWGWGGYHNSGFDQQLIAAGGAKPQSDRVLQTGGQDYLPWLLQTWKRAGYPVDVVSVHFYPQGGEYSSGNDAGSPAMQDLRSRSTRLLWDIGYAEESWIAQPVALIRSLRAWVDRYYRPGTPIAITEYNWGGENSMSGALAQAEIWGLFGRERLDIANRWQAPEKGTPTYLAMKLIRNYDGRGSGFGERSLPAILPDDDRLSAFAARRSRDGALTVLIVNKQRDRPARLSIDLSSRMAQEAELQTIRLAEGKLQTLPTQRQFQSRIVTTAPPQSATMLVLKTARA comes from the coding sequence ATGAGGATCGGCGGATTGCTCCCGATGGCGCTGCTGCTGTGTGCCGCGACGCCGCCAGCCAAGCCGATCCATATCCGCATCGACACCGCAGCGAAGGGCCATCCGATCAACCCGCTGATATACGGGGCAAGTTTTGCGTCGACCGAGGTACTGCGCGACCTTAACCTGACGGTGAACCGGACGGGTGGAAACAGTGCCTCGCTCTACAACTGGCGATCCGATGCGCGAAACGCCGGTGCGGACTACTTCTTCGAAAGTTTGCCAATAACGCATCAACTTCACGATCAGTTTGGGCGGGGTTTCATGGCGCTGAGCCGTGCAGGCGGCGCGAGCGCGCTGCTGACGGTCCCACTGACCGGCTGGGTGGCGCGGCTGGGACCGAACCGGACACCGCTCGCCAGCTTCTCAGTACAGAAATACGGCGCGCAGGCGGCGACCGACCGCTGGATGCCGGATGCGGGAAGCGGCATTGGGAAAGATGGGTGGATCATTGCCGGCAATGATCCGCTTGATGCCGCAGAGCCGACATCGGTTGCCGAGCAGCAGGCGTGGATACGCGCGCTTGTCGCCGAATGGGGCACGGCGGCGCAAAGTGGCCCGGCCTTCTACCTGATGGATAATGAGCCGAGCCTTTGGCACCGCACGCATCGCGACGTTCGTCCAGTCGGCCTACACGCGCAGGAATATGCGGATAAGGTGATCGAAGCCGCCGCCATGATAAAGGCCGTCGATCCCACGGCGAAGATCGTCGCGCCAGAGGAATGGGGTTGGGGCGGATACCACAACAGCGGGTTTGACCAGCAGCTCATAGCGGCAGGTGGTGCGAAGCCGCAATCCGACCGCGTCCTGCAAACCGGCGGGCAGGATTATCTGCCATGGCTCCTGCAGACATGGAAACGCGCGGGATATCCGGTGGATGTCGTCAGCGTCCACTTCTACCCGCAGGGCGGGGAGTATAGCTCCGGCAATGACGCCGGGTCGCCAGCGATGCAGGATCTGCGCAGCCGCTCGACGCGCCTGCTATGGGACATCGGATATGCCGAGGAAAGCTGGATTGCGCAGCCTGTCGCGCTGATCCGGTCGCTGCGGGCGTGGGTGGATCGCTACTATCGGCCGGGTACGCCGATCGCGATCACGGAATATAATTGGGGCGGCGAAAACAGCATGAGCGGAGCGCTGGCGCAGGCTGAGATATGGGGTCTGTTCGGGCGCGAACGGCTCGATATCGCGAACCGGTGGCAAGCCCCCGAAAAGGGCACGCCGACCTACCTCGCGATGAAGCTGATCCGCAACTATGATGGAAGAGGTTCCGGGTTCGGAGAGCGAAGCCTCCCGGCGATCCTTCCTGACGACGACCGGCTCTCCGCCTTTGCCGCACGCCGCAGCCGGGACGGCGCGCTGACTGTCCTGATCGTGAACAAACAGCGTGATCGGCCTGCCCGCCTCTCGATTGATCTTTCAAGCCGCATGGCGCAGGAGGCGGAGTTGCAGACAATCAGGCTTGCCGAGGGGAAACTCCAGACCTTGCCGACACAGCGCCAGTTCCAAAGCCGGATCGTCACCACCGCCCCGCCGCAGAGCGCGACGATGCTGGTCCTGAAAACCGCGCGCGC
- a CDS encoding glycosyltransferase: MKVAIVHPWFITNGGGEKVVEAFARLYPDADFFGLMVSAEHIPPTLQGRTIHSTFLDYVPRSRQYYKHLSPLYPIAAHSLDVSQYDLVISSGGPAAKNVKIGAHAVHVHYCHSPVRFLWDQFPVWQAKLPAIARPLYRASCAYLRKWDYLAAQRVDAFIANSDYVGERIRRFYGRESTTIYPPVAVQPVYVPVTPSDYYLSVGRLVDHKRVDLVIEACNRLRRSLLIVGSGPEESKLKAMAGPTIRFAGRVDDDVLEGHFRSARAFLFAGDEDFGIATVEAQSYGLPVIAYESGGTLEIVDCAPSTPTGVLFPAQTSEAITQAIHEFEAFEHRFDRQHIWERSTRFNEAVFDYRVVAFIDALLNERHAAVAAE, translated from the coding sequence GTGAAAGTGGCGATTGTCCATCCTTGGTTCATTACTAACGGCGGCGGTGAGAAAGTCGTCGAAGCATTTGCGCGCCTGTATCCAGATGCCGACTTCTTTGGGCTGATGGTTTCCGCAGAACACATCCCGCCGACGCTTCAGGGCAGGACTATTCATTCGACTTTTCTGGATTATGTCCCCCGCTCCCGGCAATATTACAAGCACCTCTCACCGCTTTATCCTATTGCCGCACATTCGCTTGATGTGTCGCAATATGATTTGGTTATCAGTTCGGGCGGTCCTGCCGCCAAGAATGTGAAAATCGGCGCTCATGCCGTTCATGTGCATTACTGTCATTCACCGGTCCGATTTCTTTGGGACCAATTTCCGGTGTGGCAGGCGAAACTGCCTGCCATCGCCCGGCCCCTGTATCGCGCAAGCTGCGCCTACTTACGCAAATGGGATTATCTGGCGGCGCAGCGCGTCGATGCGTTCATCGCCAACTCCGATTATGTGGGAGAGCGGATTCGCCGCTTTTATGGTCGCGAAAGCACGACAATTTATCCTCCGGTCGCGGTCCAGCCCGTCTATGTTCCCGTTACGCCAAGTGATTATTATCTCTCTGTGGGGCGGCTGGTGGACCACAAGCGCGTCGACCTCGTCATCGAAGCCTGCAACCGGTTACGCCGGTCTCTTCTGATCGTCGGTTCCGGGCCGGAAGAATCAAAGCTCAAGGCAATGGCAGGGCCGACCATCCGCTTTGCCGGGCGTGTTGACGACGACGTGCTGGAAGGGCATTTTCGCAGCGCGCGTGCCTTTTTGTTCGCGGGAGATGAGGACTTCGGTATCGCCACGGTCGAAGCACAGTCCTATGGTTTGCCGGTGATCGCTTACGAGAGCGGCGGTACGCTGGAAATCGTGGATTGTGCGCCGAGCACGCCCACCGGCGTCCTGTTCCCCGCGCAAACCAGCGAAGCGATCACGCAGGCCATTCACGAATTCGAGGCGTTCGAGCACCGGTTCGACCGGCAGCATATCTGGGAGCGCTCGACTCGCTTCAACGAAGCCGTGTTCGATTACCGGGTCGTGGCGTTCATCGATGCGCTGCTGAACGAGAGGCATGCTGCCGTCGCAGCGGAATGA
- a CDS encoding acyltransferase family protein produces MQIASDRKAWGDIAKGVGILAIVTSHVVVHDKTLPSDTYKMVMGLVNMPTFFVLSGTMFRPAEMGSFFARRVRSIAVPYFAFLLLVTLLVAARDVVLPNPSMPHLWQFLWGGEELKGDFGTFWFLSALFFTQLLYNLVASRHPDPTGLPLVLLASGILLGGTALDQLAKGWALPWSLHLLPYTVPLFWFGHLLQREQQHRTLIYAGLAAIGVATLVALSQGFHFWIAMKGRQIEPPVIGLLVGFVTAKLAISIYRLTAVVPGISHALGFAGKRSLVILCLHQFVHFSLRRVGVETTWILILFAFSLPALSVIFFERFAWSRAIFLGRTKPRRNVEAATGPAIPVAAA; encoded by the coding sequence ATGCAGATCGCGTCCGACCGGAAAGCATGGGGCGATATCGCCAAGGGTGTCGGCATCCTCGCGATTGTAACAAGCCACGTTGTCGTTCACGACAAGACGCTGCCCAGCGATACGTACAAAATGGTCATGGGCCTGGTGAACATGCCGACCTTCTTCGTGCTGTCGGGAACGATGTTCAGGCCGGCCGAGATGGGGAGCTTCTTCGCCAGACGCGTGCGGTCGATCGCCGTGCCTTACTTCGCGTTCCTTCTGCTGGTGACTCTGCTGGTCGCAGCGCGGGACGTCGTCCTGCCGAATCCCAGCATGCCGCATCTTTGGCAATTTCTGTGGGGCGGCGAGGAGTTGAAAGGCGACTTCGGCACCTTCTGGTTCCTGTCCGCCTTGTTCTTCACGCAGTTGCTGTACAATCTGGTGGCCTCGCGTCATCCCGATCCGACAGGGCTGCCCCTGGTCCTGCTGGCCTCTGGCATTCTGCTGGGGGGAACAGCGCTGGATCAACTCGCAAAGGGCTGGGCATTGCCGTGGAGCCTCCACTTGCTGCCCTACACGGTGCCGCTGTTCTGGTTTGGGCATCTGCTTCAGCGGGAGCAGCAGCATCGTACGCTGATCTACGCAGGCCTTGCCGCGATTGGCGTGGCGACGCTCGTCGCGCTTTCGCAAGGTTTTCATTTCTGGATCGCCATGAAGGGCCGCCAGATCGAGCCGCCGGTAATAGGGCTGCTGGTGGGCTTCGTCACCGCCAAGCTTGCAATATCCATCTATCGATTGACGGCGGTCGTTCCGGGGATTTCACATGCACTCGGCTTTGCGGGAAAGCGTTCGCTGGTGATCCTGTGCCTGCACCAGTTCGTGCATTTCAGCCTCCGCAGGGTGGGCGTCGAGACGACCTGGATCCTGATCCTTTTCGCTTTCTCTCTTCCTGCCCTATCGGTCATCTTCTTTGAACGATTCGCTTGGAGCAGAGCAATATTCCTGGGCCGAACAAAACCCCGCCGCAACGTTGAAGCGGCGACCGGCCCGGCCATTCCCGTTGCTGCCGCCTGA
- a CDS encoding SDR family oxidoreductase, which produces MRKLRPLNKQVIVITGASSGIGRATALAAATKGARVVLAARGADALDELARKIQVNGGIAHAVIADVSDHEAVANLAAEALSQFGTIDTWVNNAGVSISGRLEDIPVEDARRLFDVNFWGMVHGSMVALPILKAKGGALINMGSITSDVAGPFMGMYSASKQAIKGFTDALRIELEMEDAPVSVTLIKPGPVATPILEHQRNYLDRKATMPPPFYMPEDVAAAILHAAQHPSRDLFVGGATQLGTMAAHAMPHVSDKVFAAVGPKTFRTRKAAGVEADNLYAPSRHNAVHGDTRGHVPRRSFYTRARTSPGITSLLAVGAVTAGLLLKAALSPIKTGRAGPASPPPDSNATDANATTDSVLEKMEDAQETAAKLREQEGGYQ; this is translated from the coding sequence ATGCGCAAGCTTAGACCACTGAACAAACAGGTCATTGTGATAACCGGCGCATCCAGCGGGATCGGCAGGGCAACTGCCCTTGCCGCTGCCACCAAAGGCGCGCGAGTCGTTCTCGCTGCACGGGGAGCAGATGCTCTGGACGAGCTTGCCCGCAAGATCCAGGTAAATGGAGGGATAGCGCACGCGGTCATTGCCGATGTCAGCGATCACGAAGCCGTCGCGAATCTGGCGGCGGAAGCGCTCTCTCAGTTCGGCACAATAGACACATGGGTGAACAATGCCGGCGTGTCGATCTCGGGCCGGTTAGAGGACATTCCCGTGGAAGATGCGCGGCGTCTGTTCGACGTCAATTTCTGGGGCATGGTGCACGGCTCCATGGTCGCCCTGCCGATCCTGAAGGCAAAGGGCGGCGCACTCATCAACATGGGCAGCATTACATCGGATGTGGCTGGACCTTTCATGGGCATGTATTCAGCCTCGAAGCAGGCGATCAAAGGCTTTACCGACGCGCTTCGCATTGAGTTAGAGATGGAAGACGCGCCGGTTTCCGTCACGCTGATAAAGCCCGGCCCGGTTGCCACGCCCATATTAGAGCATCAGCGCAATTATCTGGACCGGAAGGCAACGATGCCGCCGCCCTTCTATATGCCAGAGGATGTCGCGGCGGCCATCCTGCACGCCGCCCAGCACCCCTCTCGCGACCTGTTCGTCGGGGGCGCGACGCAGCTGGGCACGATGGCGGCGCATGCGATGCCGCATGTATCGGATAAGGTTTTTGCAGCGGTCGGCCCTAAGACATTTAGGACGCGGAAGGCCGCGGGCGTCGAGGCAGACAATCTTTACGCTCCTTCCCGGCACAATGCCGTCCATGGCGATACAAGGGGCCATGTACCTCGTCGCAGCTTCTACACTCGCGCAAGAACCTCTCCCGGAATAACGTCGTTGCTGGCGGTAGGCGCGGTCACCGCCGGCTTGCTGCTCAAGGCCGCGCTTTCGCCCATCAAGACAGGACGGGCTGGTCCCGCATCCCCGCCTCCAGATAGCAATGCAACGGACGCGAACGCCACCACCGACAGCGTGTTGGAGAAGATGGAAGATGCACAGGAAACGGCGGCAAAGCTGCGCGAACAGGAAGGCGGCTACCAATAA
- a CDS encoding MFS transporter — MWIASVASNLGGLIQSVGASWMMTSLTASASFVALVQSSTALPIMLLSLLAGAIADNLDRRIVMLTSQIFMLAISLALTVCAWADILTPVLLLVFTFLIGCGTAFNGPSWQASVGDIVPRKILPAAVSLNSTGFNIARSVGPAIGGAIVSVAGAAAAFAINAVSYIGLIGVLARWRPERAPRVVPRESIATAMGAGVRYVAMSPNLRGVMARAAVFGFAASAIPALMPLIARDQLSGGALTYGILSGAFGVGAVIGALSSGKLRRKFSSEWIVRIAAAAITIGAAASSWSTLTQITMLALVLAGAGWVLALSTFNVTVQMATPRWVVGRAVALYQMAAFGAMAIGSWLFGEIAEAHGVASSLAWAAALQALSVPIGLFLKLPQVETLNLDPQNRWREPELTVEIEPRSGPIVVTIEYRIAPIQIRDFLAAMNERRRIRMRDGARHWTLLRDLGEENLWIERYNVPTWLDYVRHNHRRTQADAANSIRIGQLHQGPEGPQVHRMIERQTSGLLPTRDEVPPAAMDPLTDPTRST, encoded by the coding sequence GTGTGGATCGCAAGCGTTGCGTCCAATCTGGGCGGATTGATCCAGTCGGTCGGCGCATCGTGGATGATGACATCTCTCACCGCTTCGGCATCATTTGTTGCTCTGGTGCAATCCTCCACGGCGCTGCCGATCATGTTACTGTCCCTACTTGCGGGGGCTATCGCCGACAATCTGGACCGACGGATCGTCATGCTGACATCGCAGATTTTCATGCTGGCGATTTCATTGGCGTTAACTGTGTGCGCATGGGCAGACATTTTGACGCCAGTCCTGCTTCTGGTTTTCACCTTCTTGATCGGTTGCGGCACAGCCTTCAACGGGCCGTCGTGGCAGGCGTCCGTGGGCGATATAGTGCCCCGCAAGATACTTCCCGCGGCGGTCTCGCTCAACAGCACGGGCTTCAATATCGCCCGGAGCGTCGGCCCCGCGATTGGAGGTGCGATCGTATCCGTTGCAGGCGCCGCGGCAGCTTTCGCCATTAATGCTGTCAGCTATATCGGGCTGATAGGTGTTCTGGCGCGCTGGCGGCCCGAGCGGGCTCCGCGAGTCGTCCCGAGGGAAAGCATCGCTACTGCGATGGGCGCAGGTGTACGGTACGTTGCGATGTCACCCAATCTACGCGGCGTCATGGCACGGGCGGCGGTTTTTGGCTTCGCCGCCAGCGCCATTCCCGCCCTTATGCCCCTGATTGCGCGCGATCAGTTATCAGGTGGCGCGCTCACCTACGGTATTCTCTCCGGAGCGTTTGGTGTGGGGGCTGTGATCGGCGCTCTTTCAAGCGGAAAGCTAAGACGTAAGTTTTCGAGCGAATGGATCGTCAGGATTGCGGCTGCCGCGATCACTATTGGTGCCGCAGCAAGCAGTTGGAGTACGCTTACGCAAATAACCATGTTGGCCCTGGTCCTTGCCGGAGCCGGATGGGTGTTGGCGTTGTCGACATTCAACGTGACCGTCCAGATGGCTACACCTCGCTGGGTTGTCGGTCGCGCCGTGGCACTATACCAGATGGCCGCATTCGGCGCGATGGCCATCGGAAGCTGGCTGTTCGGAGAAATTGCCGAAGCGCATGGGGTCGCCTCTTCGTTAGCGTGGGCGGCCGCGCTCCAGGCCCTTAGTGTTCCAATCGGCCTCTTCCTAAAGCTGCCGCAAGTCGAAACCCTCAATCTGGACCCGCAAAATCGCTGGCGGGAGCCGGAACTTACAGTGGAAATCGAGCCGCGCAGCGGGCCGATTGTCGTGACCATCGAGTACAGAATAGCACCCATCCAGATCAGGGACTTCCTTGCCGCCATGAATGAGCGGAGGCGTATTCGAATGCGTGATGGAGCCCGCCATTGGACATTGTTGCGCGATTTGGGCGAAGAGAACTTGTGGATCGAGCGTTACAATGTGCCTACGTGGCTGGATTATGTGCGCCATAATCATCGGCGAACGCAGGCGGACGCGGCAAATTCAATCCGTATCGGCCAATTGCATCAAGGTCCGGAGGGACCGCAGGTGCATCGAATGATCGAACGGCAAACCAGTGGCCTCCTGCCGACGCGAGACGAAGTGCCACCCGCAGCCATGGATCCGCTCACCGATCCGACCCGATCAACCTGA
- a CDS encoding heavy metal response regulator transcription factor produces the protein MKILIVEDEPKTRDYLRKGLSEEGWIAEVASTGPEGLYLAQTGMYDAVILDVMLPGLDGFGLLQQLRKDCATPVIMLTARDQVDDRVRGLRGGADDYLVKPFSFLELLARLDLMVRRHQPQTTADLQIGDLHIDFIARRVTRQARRLSLTAKEFALLEVLARRRSHIVSKTAIAELVWDINFDTNTNVVEVAVKRLRAKLEQPGEEKLLHTVRGMGYTLEPRGEAVAE, from the coding sequence ATGAAGATTCTCATCGTCGAAGATGAGCCAAAGACGCGGGATTACTTGCGCAAAGGCTTGTCGGAGGAAGGCTGGATTGCCGAAGTCGCTTCGACCGGGCCGGAAGGTCTCTATCTGGCTCAGACCGGCATGTACGACGCGGTCATCCTGGATGTTATGCTCCCCGGCCTCGATGGTTTTGGCCTGCTGCAACAACTGCGGAAAGACTGCGCAACGCCGGTCATCATGCTGACAGCGCGCGACCAAGTGGATGATCGAGTGCGGGGTTTAAGGGGCGGAGCCGACGACTACCTCGTCAAGCCCTTCTCCTTCCTGGAACTGCTCGCGCGCCTCGATCTGATGGTGCGTCGCCATCAGCCGCAAACAACGGCCGATCTGCAAATTGGAGATTTGCACATCGACTTCATCGCACGTCGGGTCACACGACAGGCTCGTCGGCTCAGCCTTACGGCGAAAGAGTTCGCGCTGCTTGAAGTTCTAGCCCGGCGCCGCTCTCACATTGTCTCGAAAACGGCGATTGCCGAACTCGTATGGGACATCAACTTCGATACGAACACCAATGTGGTCGAAGTTGCCGTCAAGCGCCTTAGAGCAAAGCTCGAACAGCCGGGAGAGGAGAAGCTGCTGCACACTGTGCGGGGTATGGGATATACGCTTGAGCCTCGTGGCGAGGCGGTTGCGGAATGA
- a CDS encoding heavy metal sensor histidine kinase has product MMRTRSISLRLAIMFGLATALVSLIASVGLFMQQSAEFSRHSREELHGRYIIIARMAASNEGHGGWRRLTGKLADFEATDRGLHFVTDSRNPSFRFGTSLLAQAQFARANNGHDTIDFGGRTYSTFAGTIPAKQQRPETRLIIALDQEPLHQARRTLALGIIGTSLLTIIAVSGLGWWIARRGLEPADRLSTHAQRLGEGDLALRLPTDGLPSELEGLVLSFNDALGRLHQSHQKLSDFNADVAHELRTPLTNLIGETELALARERSRDELARVLRSNLEDLNRLRTIINDMLFLARADAGGIVSNLVLVDLAAECKRTTEFMEVLFEESETTVSIEGQATCCIERALFGRALANLLDNAIRHGAAKGPVLVRVETLDDEVAVSVTNSGPPIPESALPRIFDRFYCADPSRRSDGHTHGLGLAIVKAVARMHGGGVSAVNGVDNVTIGFTIARRIGVGAYQPARSGAQDAPSEVLLRGLSGKRHLARNGQRPARRLFDISHFHLRRKRASP; this is encoded by the coding sequence ATGATGCGGACCCGATCCATCTCGCTACGCCTGGCGATCATGTTCGGCCTCGCGACGGCCCTAGTGTCGCTGATTGCGAGCGTCGGGCTCTTCATGCAGCAGTCGGCGGAGTTCAGCAGACACAGCCGGGAGGAGTTGCACGGCAGGTATATTATCATAGCACGCATGGCTGCATCCAACGAAGGTCATGGCGGATGGCGGCGCCTCACCGGAAAACTGGCTGACTTTGAAGCCACCGATCGCGGCTTGCATTTCGTAACGGACAGCAGGAATCCCTCTTTCCGCTTTGGCACCAGCCTTTTGGCGCAGGCGCAGTTCGCACGCGCAAATAACGGCCATGACACAATAGATTTTGGCGGCCGGACTTACTCGACATTTGCCGGAACCATCCCTGCCAAACAGCAGCGGCCGGAAACTCGTCTCATTATCGCCCTCGATCAGGAACCTTTGCATCAGGCCCGGAGGACACTTGCCCTTGGTATCATCGGCACATCGCTGTTGACCATCATAGCGGTGTCCGGACTTGGCTGGTGGATCGCACGCCGGGGCCTTGAGCCTGCCGATCGCCTTTCCACGCACGCCCAACGGCTCGGAGAGGGCGATCTGGCGCTAAGATTGCCGACTGACGGACTGCCATCTGAGCTGGAAGGTCTTGTGCTGTCCTTCAATGATGCGCTCGGTCGCCTCCACCAGTCCCATCAGAAACTGTCCGACTTCAATGCCGATGTCGCGCACGAACTCAGGACACCGCTCACCAACCTGATCGGAGAAACCGAACTGGCGCTCGCGCGGGAGCGTTCTCGGGACGAGTTGGCGCGAGTGCTGCGATCAAATCTGGAGGATCTGAACCGCCTTCGCACGATCATCAACGACATGCTTTTTCTCGCCCGCGCCGACGCTGGCGGTATTGTCAGCAACCTGGTGCTGGTGGACCTGGCAGCCGAGTGCAAGCGGACTACGGAGTTCATGGAAGTTCTCTTCGAAGAGAGCGAAACGACCGTCAGCATTGAGGGGCAGGCGACATGCTGCATCGAGCGAGCCCTGTTCGGCCGTGCCTTGGCCAATCTGCTCGACAATGCGATACGCCATGGCGCCGCGAAGGGGCCTGTGCTCGTCAGGGTGGAGACACTGGACGACGAGGTTGCTGTGAGCGTGACCAACTCGGGTCCACCGATTCCCGAGTCCGCGCTCCCGCGTATCTTCGATCGCTTCTATTGTGCCGACCCATCGCGCCGGTCCGATGGCCACACGCACGGCCTCGGCCTCGCGATCGTCAAGGCTGTTGCCCGGATGCATGGCGGTGGTGTCAGCGCCGTGAACGGCGTCGACAACGTGACGATCGGCTTCACGATAGCGCGCAGAATCGGTGTTGGCGCTTATCAACCCGCGCGTTCGGGGGCGCAGGACGCCCCGAGCGAAGTCCTGCTTCGCGGCTTGAGCGGCAAACGACATCTGGCGCGGAACGGGCAGCGTCCGGCGCGCCGACTTTTCGATATTTCTCACTTCCATTTGCGAAGGAAAAGGGCATCCCCATGA
- a CDS encoding (2Fe-2S)-binding protein, whose product MTGAVSRRDVLEAGAAAPLVGMALADGAQAQETGPAKLPENGITVPIATRINGRAVKLEVDARASLLDTLRERLALTGAKKGCDHGQCGACTVHIDGRRVASCLTMAAKANGREVTTIEGIADGEALHPMQQAFIDHDALQCGYCTPGQIMAAIACVREGHATSRDQIREYLSGNICRCGAYVGIVAAVEQAAAQMKEA is encoded by the coding sequence ATGACCGGAGCCGTCAGCCGCCGCGATGTTCTGGAAGCCGGCGCCGCCGCCCCGCTTGTGGGGATGGCCTTGGCCGACGGTGCACAGGCGCAGGAGACAGGCCCGGCCAAATTGCCGGAGAATGGCATTACCGTCCCTATCGCCACGCGCATCAACGGCCGTGCAGTCAAGCTTGAAGTCGACGCAAGGGCCTCGCTCCTTGACACCCTGCGGGAACGGCTGGCGCTGACTGGCGCGAAGAAAGGCTGCGATCATGGGCAATGCGGCGCCTGTACGGTTCACATCGACGGCCGCCGCGTGGCATCCTGCTTGACGATGGCAGCAAAGGCCAACGGACGGGAAGTCACCACCATCGAGGGCATTGCCGATGGCGAGGCGCTGCACCCGATGCAGCAGGCCTTCATCGACCACGATGCGTTGCAATGCGGTTATTGCACGCCGGGGCAGATCATGGCGGCGATCGCCTGCGTGCGCGAAGGGCACGCCACGTCGCGCGATCAGATCCGCGAGTATCTGAGCGGCAATATCTGCCGCTGCGGCGCCTACGTGGGCATCGTCGCCGCGGTCGAACAGGCTGCTGCCCAGATGAAGGAGGCCTGA
- a CDS encoding FAD binding domain-containing protein: MQPLQYTRVQTAAEAVQAFSGASGQARYIAGGTTLYDLMKLGVERPTHLIDIADLEGSTRIETQGDRLFFGAGARMADVAEHEVVRRDYPVLAQSLSKAASQQLRNMASVGGNLMQRTRCLYFRNGAGGIYPCNKREPGSGCAAIGGLDRGQAVLGTSSSCTAVSPGDWPVALTALDAVVEVLGPSGIRMVPIVDFYRLPEATPHIEFNLTPGEVVTGISVPKTKAGRRSTYHKIRDRESFAFALASAAVALSMDGDRIERAHIAIGGMVTRPWRALETEAQLEGQRLTYDHAIAAARAAFATARAGSQNGFKIELGARTLADAIMIAAGRSA; encoded by the coding sequence GTGCAACCACTCCAATATACGCGTGTCCAAACCGCTGCCGAAGCCGTGCAGGCATTCTCCGGCGCTAGCGGGCAGGCGCGCTACATCGCTGGCGGCACCACCTTGTATGACCTGATGAAGCTTGGTGTCGAGCGGCCCACTCACCTTATCGACATCGCCGACCTGGAAGGCTCCACCCGGATCGAGACACAAGGCGACCGGCTGTTCTTCGGTGCTGGCGCCCGGATGGCCGACGTGGCCGAACATGAGGTCGTCCGTCGCGACTATCCGGTGTTGGCGCAGAGTTTGTCGAAAGCCGCCTCACAGCAATTGCGTAACATGGCGAGTGTGGGCGGCAACCTCATGCAGCGGACGCGCTGCCTGTATTTCCGCAACGGCGCGGGGGGCATCTATCCCTGCAACAAGCGCGAGCCTGGATCGGGCTGCGCTGCAATCGGCGGCCTCGACCGCGGTCAGGCGGTATTGGGGACAAGTTCCTCCTGCACCGCCGTCTCACCGGGAGACTGGCCGGTGGCGCTAACGGCGCTAGACGCGGTAGTTGAGGTGCTCGGGCCGAGTGGCATTCGCATGGTTCCGATCGTCGACTTTTATCGACTGCCAGAAGCAACGCCGCACATCGAGTTCAACCTTACTCCCGGAGAGGTGGTCACCGGTATCTCGGTGCCGAAGACAAAAGCCGGCCGCCGCTCTACCTACCATAAAATCCGTGACCGTGAGTCTTTTGCATTTGCTTTGGCTTCGGCGGCTGTCGCGCTTTCGATGGATGGTGACCGGATCGAGCGTGCACATATCGCAATAGGTGGCATGGTCACACGTCCCTGGCGGGCGCTGGAAACGGAGGCGCAGCTTGAAGGGCAACGTCTGACCTATGACCATGCGATTGCCGCAGCCCGTGCGGCGTTCGCCACGGCCCGAGCCGGGTCGCAAAATGGTTTCAAGATCGAACTTGGCGCCCGCACGCTGGCGGATGCCATCATGATCGCTGCAGGAAGGAGCGCATGA